ACTCGGCTTGCCCGTGAGCTCTTCATCTCCGAAGACGCCAAGGAGATCGTCGCGTAGCTGGAACGCGACTCCGACAGGGAGACCGAACCCCGCGAGGGCAGCCTCCTGTTCTGCGCTAGCGCCCGCGAGCGCCCCGCCGATGAGGAGCGGTGCCTCAACGCTGTACTTCGCCGACTTGTAGACGAGCACACGAGTGGAGCGGTCGAGCTGTTCCGCGTGTTCGGCGAAGCTTGAGCGCTGCTCCTCGAGCACGTCGAGGTACTGGCCGACAGCGACTTCGCTGCGCATCCTGTTGAAGTGTGCGCGGGCTGCCCGCGAGAAGGACGACTCAGCTACCGCGTCGCAGGCGCGGTTCATGAGCTCGTCGGCCCACGACTGGAGGAGGTCGCCGAGCAGGATCGCGCTCGAAATGCCAAAGTGCTCGGGCGCGCCGCGGTGGCCATGTTCGCCGTGAAGCCCGGCAAAGCGTTTGTGGACGGCTGGGCGGCCACGGCGCGTGTCGGAGCGGTCGATGACGTCGTCATGGATGAGCGCTGCTGCGTGGAAAAGCTCAAGGGCGCACGCGGCGTCGAGGACAGCGCCGAACTCGGCCGTCACCGGGCCGGCAATGTCGAGGGGGCGCACGGCGCGATACCCGTGTACGGCGAACAGGGCCCGGAATCGCTTGCCGCCGGTCAGGAAACCCTTGGCCTCGTCGAGCAGCGGAGCCGCGTCTGGACCGAGCGGCTCGAGGTCTGCGCGGTGGCTGTCGATGATGTCGTTCAATCGCTCCTGAATAAGGCCTGCGAGTCTCGTCGTTTCGTCCACCCGACTAGCCTATCCGGCGGCCGTGGTCGTAGACTGGATGGGAAGACTTTTCTTAAGGTGAAGGGGGCATCATGGCGCTGTCAGAACACGAACAGCGGCTGCTCGACGAGATGGAGCGTCGGCTCTATCAGAGCGAGGCTGATCTGCTTCCTGCATCGACGGGCGTGCCGCGTCGTTTTAACTACCGTTCGCTCGTGCTTGGCACGCTGCTCGCGCTCGCTGGCATCGGCCTGCTCATCGGTGGGGCCGCCATGCAGCAGCTGTGGCTCGGTCTTCTCGGGTTCGTCGCCATGCTTGGTGGTGTGCTTGTGATGTTCTCGAAGAGAACAGAGGTTGAGCCAGAGCAGTTCTCCTCAAGCGCCCGTCAGACGGCGCAGGCCAAGGAATCGCTTGCAGATCGCATGGAACGCCGCTGGGATGAGCGGATGGGCGGCCAGTAGGTCGCCCCACTTTCCTCCACACGGGTCACAGCTTCGGCTGTGGCCCGTTTTTTATTCCCCTTTCGAGTCAGCCGTCGCCAACCGTTGCGCCTGGGATCTACACGAGAAATGCCCGGATCTCTGGGCACCGTGATTTGTATTGCAGATCTGCGGGTTAAGGGCCGTGGCTTTGCTGGTGAGCCGTTGGGCTGAGTCGCCGCACCTCTGAGTCGCCGAGCTGTTGAGTCGCCGAGCTGTTGAGCCGCTGAGCAGCCGAGCTGCTGAGCAGCTGGGCTACTGAGACACCGCACTCCGAGCCACTGGGCCTGCGTACAGGCCGCCGGTTCTGCCTGGTAGTGCGGCCCTCAGCGCCGGGAAATGCACCGGCGAGCGCAAAAGAGCGCGAAACCGCCCAAAATCGCTCCACTTTGCTCCACCAGTCAAATCAACAGAACTTTCGAGATCTATTCGAGAAATAACGGCCATTTGCGTGATAAGTGGAGGGAAGTGGAGTACCGTGGGAGAAACGTATCGAATGAGGAGGGGAGTGGACTATGTTTCTCGGCACGTTCACTCCGCGCCTCGACGAGAAGGGCCGGCTGATTCTCCCCGCGAAGTTTCGCGACGAACTCGCCGACGGACTCGTGATCACCCGTGGCCAAGAGCGCTGCCTCTACGTCTTCAGCGAGAGCGAGTTCGAGGCGATGCACGACAGAGTCAGGCAGGCGCCGCTCACGTCGAAGCAGGCAAGGGATTACCTCCGCGTGTTTCTTTCGGGTGCACACCCTGAGACGCCAGACAAGCAGCACCGCGTGACGCTTCCCCAGACTCTTCGCGACTACGCGGGCCTCGATAGAGAGCTCGCCGTCATTGGCGCGGGCTCGCGAGCCGAGATCTGGGACGCCCAGGCATGGGAGACCTACCTGACCGAGCAGGAATCAGTCTTCTCCGACATCGAAGAGGAGGTGATTCCCGGCATGTTCTAGCCGGGAACACGTTATGGCACAGCCCACACCACGCAATCCTGCCGAGCTGCACACCTCCGTCATGCTTGACCGCTGCGTTGAACTCCTCGCCCCCGGCGCGGAGCGCGACGGAGCTTTCGTTGTTGACGCGACGCTCGGGATGGGCGGTCACACCGAGGCGCTTCTTGAACGCTTCCCAGGTCTCACAGTTATTGGGCTCGACCGCGACACAGAGGCACTCGAGCTTGCCGGCGCCAGACTCGAAAGGTTCGGCGACAGGTTCGTGCCTGTCCACGCCGTCTACGACGAGATCGACAGGGCGCTCGCTGAAGCCGGCGCACGGAGCATTGACGGTGCGCTGTTCGATCTCGGCGTCTCCTCGCTGCAGCTTGACGACGCCGACCGTGGGTTCGCCTACGCTCAAGACGCCCCGCTCGATATGCGCATGGACCAAACCCGGGGGCGCACCGCGGCTGAGATTCTCGCGGAAGAGCCCGAGGGGCGACTGCGAGAGCTCTTCGAACGTTACGGTGAGGAGCCGCTCGCAGGTCGCTACGCCCGGGCGATTGTCGCGGCGCGCAAAGTCGCCCCGCTCGAGCGCTCGGGTCAGCTCGTCGATGTGCTGCAGGAGGCGACCCCTGCCGCGGTTCTCGGCAAGCGGCACCCGGCCAAGCGGGTGTTCCAGGCACTCCGCGTCGAGGTGAACGGTGAGCTCGCGACACTTGAACGCGCGATCCCCGCGGCGATCGACAGGCTGAACCTCGGCGGAAGGCTCGTGGTGATGTCGTACCAGTCGCTCGAAGACCGCATCGTGAAGCGGGCCATTCAGGGCCGGAGCCGCTCGACGGCACCGCAGGGGCTTCCCGTCGAGCTTCCAGAACACAAGCCTGAGCTGCGCATCCTGACAAAGGGCGCTGAGCAGGCGACAGACGAAGAGAAGGCAGTGAACCCGCGCGCTATCCCGGCACGGCTTCGCGCGGCAGAACGAGTGAGGGAAATGTGATGAACGCAACAGTTCCCGTCGAGGTAGATCCGATTGAGCTGTTCGGCGCGCCCGCGCCGCTGCGCGACACCTCGCGCGATCGCGCAGATCGACTGCGCCCGGTTCCGGCTCCGGCCGCGAAGCCGAAGAAGAGCCCGGTGCTCGGCGCGATCGTTGCCGTATGCGTCATCCTCGGAATATTCGCAGCCCAGCTCGCACTCAGCATTCTCGTGTCGCAGGGCGCGTATGAGAGCCGCGCGCTCGAGATCGAGGAGCGCGACCTCGGCCGCGTCGAACGGGTGCTGTCGCAGAACCTCGACAAGCTCGCATCGCCTCAGAACCTCGTCGAGAATGCAGCCGCGCTCGGCATGGTGCAAAACGTCGCCCCAGCGACGATGCGCCTCAGCGATGGTGCGATCCAGGGAGACCTGAACTCAACGACTCGCGAGGCTAGCCCGAACCTTGTGCCAAACGCTCAGCTCGAGAACCTGCCTGTCGTTGACGCGAAGGGTCTCCTCACGAACCGAAACGCTCAGGCTGCTCCCATCGTCGACGCCGCCGCGGCCGTAGCATGGCAGGGCAAACTTCCCGCACCAGAAACGCACTAGTCCGCTCGGCGGGCCCGTTAGGAGACGAACGAGTGTTGTGGCGAACCCTGCGAGGCACGCGAGGGCGAAACCTGGTTGTCTTCGCCATTCTCGTGCTCGTCGCGCTCGCCTTCATGGTCCGGCTTATCGACCTGCAGATGATCTCTGCCGCGGCGATGAACGAGGAGTCCCACGAGAAACGCGCAGTTCCGGTCACTGTCTCGAGCGTGCGCGGCGACATCGTCGACCGCAATGGCAACGTGCTGGCGACGACTGATGAGCGCTACGACGTGCAGCTCTCGCCGAAGAACACCCTCGTGAACAAGGGCGGGTTTACCCGCCCGGATCTCGAGCGCGGAGCGGGCACCATCGACGTCACACTCGAGCAGGCGTACGCGGAGATCGGCTCGGTCACGGGCCAGAGCGGCGCGGAGATCAAGAAGATCGTCGACGACGCGCTCGAGGTCGATAAGAAGTCGGACTTCGCGTACGTCAAGCGGGGCGTCGACCTCAACCAGCTGCAGGAGCTCAAAAAGCTGCAGATTCCGTGGCTCACTTTCGAAAGCCAGCACAAGCGCGTCTACCCGAACGGCGCCGTCGGCGGCAACATTGTCGGCTTCGCCGGGCAGGACGAGGTCGCCCAGGCGGGTGTGGAACTCTCGCAGGACGAGTGCCTCGCGGGCGAAGACGGGGCAGAGACCTACGAGCGCGGCGCAGACGGCATCCAGCTCCCCGGCAGTGTGGTGGAGACGAAAAAGGCGCAGAACGGCGGCACGGTCGAGCTCACGATCGATCTCGACCTGCAGTGGGCGAGCCAGCAAATCATCAACGAGCAGGTGCAGAACGTTGGTGCCGAGTACGGCTACCTCGTCGTCATGGACGCGAAGACGGGCGAGCTCGTCGCGGTCGCCGAGGACGGCTCGGTGGATCCGAACGACGTTGGTGCGGTTGACGGTGACAGGCGAAACGCCCGCTCTTTCACCTCGCCGTACGAGCCCGGCTCGACATTCAAGATCATCACCGCGGCCGCGCTCATTGACAAGGGCCTCGCCACGCCGCAGAGCACAGTCACGGCGCCAGACAACTGGCAGCCGCAGTCGGGCGTTACCTTCAGCGACTGGTTTAACCACGGCCCGGCCGACTGGACCCTCACAGGCACGCTCGTCTACTCCTCGAACGTCGGCATCTCGATGCTCGGCAGCCAGCTCTCGCCCGAGACGCGCTACGAGTACCTGAAGAAATTCGGGGTGGGCCAGCCGACGAACGCCGGTATGCCGCTCGAGGACCAGGGTATGTTCGCGGACGTCGCTGACTGGGATGCGCAGACAAGCTACGTGACGATGTTCGGTCAGGGCCTGTCGTCGACGATCGTGCAGACCGCCGGGGTCTTCCAGACGATCGCGAACGACGGCGTGCGGGTGCCGCCGTCGATTGTGAAGAAGTGCACGCCGGAGGAGGGGAAGGCTGTCGCGCCCGACCACGGCGACGACGTCAAGGTGATTTCGCCTGAAGCGGCGGCCGAGACCCGGAAGATGCTTGAAACCATCGGCACTGACGGCCTCATCAAGGACATGGCAGCGATTCCCGGCTACCGGATCGGCGGAAAAACGGGAACCGCCGAGCAGTCTGACGGCCAGGGTGGCTACCGCACTGACTTCGTCTACAGCTTCGCAGGCATGTTCCCGATGGACGACCCGCAGTACGTGATCGTGGCGACAGTCGCATACCCGCACGGTGGTGACGGAACCGCCGCGGCTGTGACCGCGTTCCACGATGCGGCCGAGTCCACGATCCGCAAGTTTCACATTCCGCCGTCGACAGGCAAGTACGAGAAGTTGCCAATTGGCGATGAGCTCGCGTCAGCTGGGTAGGATCGATACACGTGACCAGCACTACCGGTGATCTTACGATCAGACCCCAGCACCCGCAGAAGGTGACGCTCGCGCAGCTCGCTGAGCCCTTCTCTCTCGAACTCGCACACGCAGACGGCGAGGTGGTTGTCACTGGCGTGACTATCGACTCGCGTGATGTCCAGCCTGGCGACCTCTATGTCGGCATTCCCGGCGCGAAGCATCACGGCGCGAATTTCGCTCATGCGGCGCTCGCGAGCGGCGCGGCCGCGATGCTGACTGACGCTGCGGGCCGCGACATCGCGCTCGCTGCAGGCGTCGCCGGGCTCCCGATCCTTGTCGCCGATGTGCACCCGCGCTCGATCCTCGGCGAGCTTTCGGCCCGTGTCTACGGCACTGACGCGCTCGCTGCGAAGACGTTTGGCGTGACTGGCA
Above is a window of Leucobacter aridicollis DNA encoding:
- a CDS encoding polyprenyl synthetase family protein, which translates into the protein MDETTRLAGLIQERLNDIIDSHRADLEPLGPDAAPLLDEAKGFLTGGKRFRALFAVHGYRAVRPLDIAGPVTAEFGAVLDAACALELFHAAALIHDDVIDRSDTRRGRPAVHKRFAGLHGEHGHRGAPEHFGISSAILLGDLLQSWADELMNRACDAVAESSFSRAARAHFNRMRSEVAVGQYLDVLEEQRSSFAEHAEQLDRSTRVLVYKSAKYSVEAPLLIGGALAGASAEQEAALAGFGLPVGVAFQLRDDLLGVFGDEELTGKPSGDDLVEGKRTVLVTLAREALPVTQRRIFDDLLGTDLDTEQVYMLQRTIRDSGAEQQVEQMITRNIDRAHRALAELDGAAAERLSALAGRAASRSS
- the mraZ gene encoding division/cell wall cluster transcriptional repressor MraZ, which produces MFLGTFTPRLDEKGRLILPAKFRDELADGLVITRGQERCLYVFSESEFEAMHDRVRQAPLTSKQARDYLRVFLSGAHPETPDKQHRVTLPQTLRDYAGLDRELAVIGAGSRAEIWDAQAWETYLTEQESVFSDIEEEVIPGMF
- a CDS encoding peptidoglycan D,D-transpeptidase FtsI family protein, yielding MLWRTLRGTRGRNLVVFAILVLVALAFMVRLIDLQMISAAAMNEESHEKRAVPVTVSSVRGDIVDRNGNVLATTDERYDVQLSPKNTLVNKGGFTRPDLERGAGTIDVTLEQAYAEIGSVTGQSGAEIKKIVDDALEVDKKSDFAYVKRGVDLNQLQELKKLQIPWLTFESQHKRVYPNGAVGGNIVGFAGQDEVAQAGVELSQDECLAGEDGAETYERGADGIQLPGSVVETKKAQNGGTVELTIDLDLQWASQQIINEQVQNVGAEYGYLVVMDAKTGELVAVAEDGSVDPNDVGAVDGDRRNARSFTSPYEPGSTFKIITAAALIDKGLATPQSTVTAPDNWQPQSGVTFSDWFNHGPADWTLTGTLVYSSNVGISMLGSQLSPETRYEYLKKFGVGQPTNAGMPLEDQGMFADVADWDAQTSYVTMFGQGLSSTIVQTAGVFQTIANDGVRVPPSIVKKCTPEEGKAVAPDHGDDVKVISPEAAAETRKMLETIGTDGLIKDMAAIPGYRIGGKTGTAEQSDGQGGYRTDFVYSFAGMFPMDDPQYVIVATVAYPHGGDGTAAAVTAFHDAAESTIRKFHIPPSTGKYEKLPIGDELASAG
- the rsmH gene encoding 16S rRNA (cytosine(1402)-N(4))-methyltransferase RsmH is translated as MAQPTPRNPAELHTSVMLDRCVELLAPGAERDGAFVVDATLGMGGHTEALLERFPGLTVIGLDRDTEALELAGARLERFGDRFVPVHAVYDEIDRALAEAGARSIDGALFDLGVSSLQLDDADRGFAYAQDAPLDMRMDQTRGRTAAEILAEEPEGRLRELFERYGEEPLAGRYARAIVAARKVAPLERSGQLVDVLQEATPAAVLGKRHPAKRVFQALRVEVNGELATLERAIPAAIDRLNLGGRLVVMSYQSLEDRIVKRAIQGRSRSTAPQGLPVELPEHKPELRILTKGAEQATDEEKAVNPRAIPARLRAAERVREM
- a CDS encoding DUF3040 domain-containing protein; this encodes MALSEHEQRLLDEMERRLYQSEADLLPASTGVPRRFNYRSLVLGTLLALAGIGLLIGGAAMQQLWLGLLGFVAMLGGVLVMFSKRTEVEPEQFSSSARQTAQAKESLADRMERRWDERMGGQ